Proteins from a single region of Catenulispora acidiphila DSM 44928:
- a CDS encoding sugar phosphate isomerase/epimerase family protein, which translates to MIADRIAGAPISWGVCEVPGWGHQLSAERVLTEMAEAGLRATEFGPDGFLPEDPGERRALLKEYQLSAVGGFVPAVLHEAGHDPWPGVEEALGGFTASGADLLVLAAATGADGYDSRPVLDAVGWRRLFTNLDRIRARAVGLGIRTCLHPHVGTMIETGGDVERLLEASDTPLCLDTGHLLIGGGDPASLASRAADRIVHTHLKDVDAALAERVRGGELTYYDAVRAGMYQPLGRGDADIAGVVSALEGNGYQGWYVLEQDTVLDAEPGRGDGPAADVRACAAFLEGLA; encoded by the coding sequence ATGATCGCGGACCGGATCGCCGGGGCGCCGATCTCCTGGGGCGTGTGCGAGGTTCCCGGGTGGGGGCATCAGCTTTCTGCCGAGCGAGTGCTGACCGAGATGGCCGAGGCGGGGCTGCGCGCCACCGAGTTCGGGCCGGACGGGTTCCTGCCGGAGGATCCCGGCGAGCGGCGCGCGCTGCTGAAGGAGTATCAGCTTTCTGCGGTCGGCGGGTTCGTCCCGGCGGTGCTGCACGAGGCTGGGCACGATCCGTGGCCCGGCGTGGAGGAGGCACTGGGAGGCTTCACCGCGTCGGGTGCGGACCTGCTGGTCCTGGCGGCGGCGACCGGCGCGGACGGCTACGACTCGCGTCCGGTGCTCGACGCCGTGGGCTGGCGGCGGCTGTTCACGAACCTGGACCGGATCCGGGCGCGTGCCGTGGGTCTGGGCATCCGGACCTGTCTGCATCCGCACGTCGGCACGATGATCGAGACCGGCGGCGACGTGGAGCGGCTGCTCGAGGCCTCCGACACACCGCTGTGCCTGGACACCGGACATCTGCTGATCGGCGGCGGCGATCCGGCCTCGCTGGCGTCGCGCGCGGCGGACCGGATCGTGCACACGCATCTGAAGGACGTGGACGCCGCGCTCGCCGAGCGGGTGCGCGGCGGCGAGCTGACGTACTACGACGCGGTGCGTGCCGGGATGTACCAGCCGCTGGGGCGCGGGGACGCCGATATCGCAGGAGTCGTCTCCGCCCTGGAAGGGAACGGATATCAGGGCTGGTATGTACTGGAGCAGGACACCGTGCTGGACGCCGAGCCGGGGCGCGGGGACGGGCCGGCCGCCGATGTGCGCGCCTGCGCTGCGTTCCTGGAGGGCCTGGCATGA
- the iolC gene encoding 5-dehydro-2-deoxygluconokinase, with protein MSYDVITMGRIGVDVYPLQVGVGLEDVETFGKFLGGSATNVAVASARHGRRTAVVTRVGADPFGRFVRRALRGFGVDDAFLAEVEGLPTPVTFCEMFPPDDFPIYFYRWPKAPDLMIAPDELDLDAIARAGVFWATLTGLSAEPSRSAHHAAWQARAAKPHTILDLDYRPQFWDTRAAAGRAARLALPHVTAAVGNLDECLTAVGERDPHRAADALLSMGPKLAVVKLGAEGVLARTADTTLEIPAPTVKVLNGLGAGDAFGGALCHALLEAWPLKRALHFANTAGALVAARIECSTAMPDTAEVLAALEAGDA; from the coding sequence ATGAGCTATGACGTCATCACGATGGGGCGCATCGGGGTGGACGTGTATCCGCTGCAGGTCGGGGTCGGGCTGGAGGACGTGGAGACGTTCGGGAAGTTCCTCGGCGGCAGCGCCACGAACGTCGCCGTCGCCTCCGCGCGCCACGGACGCCGCACCGCGGTCGTCACGCGCGTCGGCGCCGATCCCTTCGGGCGCTTCGTACGGCGCGCACTGCGCGGGTTCGGGGTCGACGACGCCTTCCTGGCCGAGGTCGAGGGACTGCCGACACCGGTGACCTTCTGCGAGATGTTCCCGCCGGACGACTTCCCGATCTACTTCTACCGCTGGCCCAAAGCCCCCGACCTGATGATCGCCCCCGACGAGCTCGACCTGGACGCGATCGCCCGCGCGGGCGTCTTCTGGGCGACCCTCACCGGTCTGTCCGCCGAACCCAGCCGCTCAGCCCACCACGCCGCCTGGCAGGCCCGCGCCGCCAAGCCGCACACCATCCTCGACCTGGACTACCGCCCGCAGTTCTGGGACACCCGCGCCGCCGCCGGACGCGCCGCACGCCTGGCCCTGCCGCACGTCACCGCAGCCGTCGGCAACCTCGACGAATGCCTCACGGCGGTCGGCGAGCGCGACCCGCACCGCGCAGCCGACGCCCTGCTCAGCATGGGACCGAAGCTGGCAGTGGTGAAACTCGGCGCCGAAGGAGTCCTGGCCCGCACCGCCGACACAACCCTGGAGATCCCGGCACCCACAGTGAAAGTCCTCAACGGCCTCGGCGCCGGCGACGCATTCGGCGGCGCCCTCTGCCATGCACTGCTCGAAGCCTGGCCACTGAAGCGCGCACTCCACTTCGCCAACACCGCCGGCGCCCTGGTCGCCGCCCGCATCGAGTGCTCAACGGCGATGCCGGACACCGCGGAGGTCTTGGCGGCACTGGAGGCCGGGGATGCGTGA
- a CDS encoding Cgl0159 family (beta/alpha)8-fold protein — translation MVEVGEIRRLRRVRVAEPEAIAAAASARRRRGALVDGGGRLMLIAADHPARGALGVRDDPLAMGDRRELLERLVVALGRPGVDGVLATPDIVEDLLLLGALEDRVVVGSMNRGGLAGSVSELDDRFTAYDAAAIASSGLDGGKMLLRIDLRDPDTVSTLEACGRAVSELAARRLVAMIEPFMATRAGDGRLRNDLSVAAVVRACAIAAGLGSTSAYTWLKLPVVEEMERVLAATTLPVLLLGGDPDVAPEETYAAWEKALALEGVHGLVVGRALLYPPDGDVAAAVDTAAALVKPGVRE, via the coding sequence ATGGTTGAGGTCGGGGAGATTCGGCGGTTGCGGCGGGTGCGGGTGGCGGAGCCGGAGGCTATTGCGGCGGCGGCTTCGGCGCGGCGGCGGCGGGGGGCGCTGGTTGATGGCGGGGGGCGGTTGATGCTTATTGCCGCTGATCATCCGGCGCGGGGGGCGTTGGGGGTGCGGGATGATCCGTTGGCGATGGGGGATCGGCGGGAGTTGCTGGAGCGGTTGGTGGTCGCGTTGGGGCGGCCGGGTGTTGATGGGGTGTTGGCGACCCCTGACATCGTGGAGGACCTGCTGCTGCTTGGTGCGTTGGAGGACCGGGTCGTTGTCGGCTCGATGAACCGGGGCGGGCTCGCCGGGTCGGTCTCCGAGCTCGATGACCGCTTCACCGCCTACGATGCCGCTGCCATAGCGTCCTCCGGCCTGGACGGCGGCAAGATGCTGCTCCGCATCGACCTCCGCGACCCGGACACCGTCTCCACGCTGGAGGCGTGCGGCCGCGCCGTCTCCGAGCTGGCCGCGCGCCGCCTGGTGGCGATGATCGAGCCCTTCATGGCCACGCGCGCCGGTGACGGCCGGTTGCGCAACGATCTGTCGGTCGCCGCCGTCGTCCGCGCCTGCGCGATAGCCGCAGGCCTGGGCTCGACCAGCGCCTACACCTGGCTGAAGCTGCCGGTCGTGGAGGAGATGGAACGCGTCCTGGCCGCCACCACGCTCCCGGTGCTGCTCCTTGGTGGCGACCCCGACGTCGCGCCGGAGGAGACGTACGCCGCCTGGGAGAAAGCCCTTGCCCTGGAAGGGGTTCACGGCCTGGTCGTAGGTCGAGCCCTGCTCTACCCGCCGGACGGCGACGTCGCCGCGGCCGTGGACACCGCCGCCGCGCTGGTGAAACCGGGGGTGCGGGAATGA
- the iolD gene encoding 3D-(3,5/4)-trihydroxycyclohexane-1,2-dione acylhydrolase (decyclizing), whose protein sequence is MSTGNADSAGSTRPTRRLTVAQALVRFLAVQHTERDGTEHRLIEGVFGIFGHGNVAGLGEALLGLELQDPALLPYRQARNEQAMVHTAAAFARMRDRLSTYACTTSVGPGATNLVTGAALATVNRLPVLLLPGDVFATRPANPVLQELEDPRSLDISVNDTLRPVSRYFDRVNRPEQLPAALMAAMRVLTDPAETGAVTLALPQDVQAEAWDWPEELFQHRVWHVPRPRADLAAIERAAAAIKNSRRPLIVAGGGVTYSQATDTLRTFAHAAGIPVAETQAGKGALDESDPLSLGAIGATGTQAANLIAARADLVIGVGTRFSDFTTASHTAFADPDVRFVTVNIAAFDAAKHAGVSVVADARSALEDLTAALDGWRTEAAFHAEIADVRARWATTVQGAYRFANVPLPSQIEVIAAVNDAAEPGDVVVCAAGSMPGDLHRLWRTGGDPKSYHVEYGFSCMGYEIAGGLGVKLAAPEREVYVLVGDGSYLMLAQEIVTAVAERVKLIVVLVDNAGYASIGALSESLGAQRFGTAYRYRGASGRLNGGPLPVDLAANAASLGANVERATDIEEFVAALDRAKKADRITVVHVATDPMAGAPDGGAWWDVPVAQVSDLESTRAARTGYEEAKKAQRPYL, encoded by the coding sequence ATGAGCACCGGAAACGCTGACAGCGCCGGCAGCACCCGCCCCACCCGCCGCCTCACCGTCGCCCAAGCCCTGGTCCGCTTCCTCGCGGTCCAGCACACCGAGCGCGACGGCACCGAGCACCGCCTCATCGAAGGCGTCTTCGGCATCTTCGGTCACGGCAACGTCGCAGGCCTCGGCGAAGCCCTCCTCGGCCTGGAACTCCAGGACCCGGCCCTGCTGCCCTACCGCCAGGCCCGCAACGAGCAGGCCATGGTCCACACCGCCGCCGCCTTCGCCCGCATGCGCGACCGCCTGTCCACCTACGCCTGCACCACCTCCGTCGGGCCCGGCGCCACCAACCTGGTCACCGGCGCCGCCCTGGCGACCGTCAACCGCCTCCCGGTTCTGCTGCTGCCCGGCGACGTCTTCGCGACCCGCCCCGCCAACCCGGTCCTGCAAGAACTGGAAGACCCGCGCAGCCTCGACATCTCCGTCAACGACACCTTGCGCCCGGTCTCCCGCTACTTCGACCGCGTCAACCGGCCCGAACAACTCCCCGCCGCGCTCATGGCGGCCATGCGGGTCCTGACCGACCCCGCCGAGACCGGCGCCGTGACCCTCGCCCTGCCGCAGGACGTGCAAGCCGAAGCCTGGGACTGGCCCGAAGAGCTGTTCCAGCACCGCGTCTGGCACGTCCCCCGCCCCCGCGCCGACCTGGCAGCAATAGAGCGCGCGGCGGCAGCGATCAAGAACTCCCGCCGTCCCCTCATCGTCGCCGGCGGTGGCGTCACCTACTCGCAGGCCACTGACACGCTGCGCACGTTCGCCCACGCCGCCGGCATCCCGGTCGCCGAAACCCAAGCCGGCAAAGGCGCTCTGGACGAATCCGACCCGCTGTCCCTCGGCGCGATCGGCGCGACCGGCACCCAAGCCGCGAACCTCATCGCGGCGCGCGCCGACCTCGTGATCGGCGTCGGAACCCGCTTCTCGGACTTCACCACCGCCTCGCACACCGCCTTCGCCGACCCGGACGTCCGCTTCGTCACCGTCAACATCGCCGCCTTCGACGCCGCCAAGCACGCCGGCGTATCAGTGGTCGCAGACGCCAGATCAGCCCTCGAAGACCTCACCGCCGCCCTCGACGGCTGGCGCACCGAAGCCGCCTTCCACGCCGAGATCGCCGACGTCCGCGCCCGGTGGGCCACGACCGTCCAGGGCGCCTACCGCTTCGCCAACGTCCCGCTGCCCTCGCAGATCGAGGTCATCGCCGCCGTCAACGACGCCGCCGAGCCCGGGGACGTGGTCGTCTGCGCGGCCGGTTCGATGCCCGGCGACCTGCACCGGCTCTGGCGCACCGGCGGCGACCCGAAGTCCTACCACGTCGAATACGGCTTCTCCTGCATGGGATACGAGATCGCCGGCGGCCTCGGCGTGAAGCTTGCCGCGCCCGAGCGCGAGGTCTACGTCCTGGTCGGCGACGGCTCCTACCTGATGCTCGCCCAGGAGATCGTTACGGCCGTGGCCGAGCGCGTGAAACTGATCGTGGTCCTGGTCGACAACGCCGGGTACGCCTCCATCGGCGCCCTGTCCGAATCCCTCGGCGCCCAGCGCTTCGGCACCGCCTACCGCTACCGCGGCGCGTCAGGACGCCTGAACGGCGGCCCGCTTCCGGTCGATCTCGCCGCCAACGCCGCGAGTCTCGGCGCGAACGTTGAGCGCGCCACCGACATCGAGGAGTTTGTCGCGGCGTTGGACCGGGCCAAAAAAGCCGACCGCATCACAGTCGTGCACGTCGCGACCGATCCGATGGCCGGCGCGCCCGACGGCGGCGCGTGGTGGGACGTGCCCGTGGCACAGGTATCAGACCTGGAATCCACTCGCGCGGCCAGAACGGGGTATGAGGAGGCGAAGAAAGCTCAACGCCCGTACCTGTAA
- a CDS encoding substrate-binding domain-containing protein, with translation MAPRTPSSIGRLLTAALATLLLIAGCSSSSSKPKTAAAGGGSCPYTFAVITHGDNGNFWSVVYKGAKDAAKDTGCKLSETYGSQQQGQAQPDDNAENAQIQNAINAKVNGIIVSDHAPSVMNSTLAAASAAGIPVVLVNAGCDDTDIAAAKAITCVGQPEQLAGKQAGQRFASENASNVLCVIHQSGQNLLDRCDGIAQGLGVGQKCSTGSAPAAGPACTELILSTPNAASNPQQAVGQVTAYLQSHPGVNAVMTLNNAIGQSLVVAKPAKVKIATFDLSSDVQNDLQASPPTLDFAVDQQQYLQGYLPVEFLFLYNKHEGNSVGGGTTVASGPKLVDSTTIKSVAAAIAAGDD, from the coding sequence ATGGCACCGAGAACACCTTCCTCGATCGGCCGGCTGCTCACCGCGGCGCTGGCCACGCTGCTCCTGATCGCCGGCTGCTCGTCATCGAGCTCGAAGCCGAAGACCGCCGCCGCCGGCGGCGGTTCCTGCCCCTACACCTTCGCCGTCATCACCCACGGCGACAACGGCAACTTCTGGAGCGTCGTCTACAAGGGCGCCAAGGACGCCGCCAAGGACACCGGCTGCAAACTCTCCGAGACCTACGGCTCCCAGCAGCAGGGCCAGGCCCAGCCCGACGACAACGCCGAGAACGCGCAGATCCAGAACGCGATCAACGCCAAGGTCAACGGCATCATCGTCTCCGACCACGCGCCGAGCGTCATGAACTCCACCCTCGCCGCCGCCTCCGCCGCGGGCATCCCGGTGGTGCTGGTCAACGCCGGCTGCGACGACACCGACATCGCCGCGGCGAAAGCCATCACCTGTGTCGGACAGCCCGAGCAACTCGCGGGCAAACAAGCCGGGCAGCGCTTCGCCAGCGAAAACGCCTCCAACGTCCTGTGCGTCATCCACCAGTCCGGGCAAAACCTGCTCGACCGCTGTGACGGCATCGCGCAGGGTCTGGGCGTCGGCCAGAAGTGCTCGACCGGCAGCGCACCGGCTGCCGGACCTGCTTGCACCGAGCTGATCCTGTCCACGCCGAACGCCGCCTCCAACCCGCAGCAGGCCGTCGGCCAGGTCACCGCCTACCTGCAGTCGCACCCCGGCGTCAACGCGGTGATGACGCTGAACAACGCGATCGGGCAGTCGCTGGTCGTCGCCAAGCCGGCGAAGGTGAAGATCGCCACCTTCGACCTGTCCAGCGACGTGCAGAACGACCTGCAGGCCTCCCCGCCGACCCTGGACTTCGCCGTGGACCAGCAGCAGTACCTGCAGGGCTACCTACCGGTGGAATTCCTGTTCCTCTACAACAAGCACGAGGGCAACTCCGTCGGCGGCGGCACGACCGTGGCCAGCGGACCCAAACTCGTCGACAGCACCACCATCAAGTCCGTGGCAGCCGCGATCGCCGCCGGGGACGACTGA
- a CDS encoding ABC transporter permease, producing the protein MTGSDIAVARPGEAGPPPADGSDGGQADQHGDGAGRAGRLTSLLRRPALGALLGAIAVFVVFTITDSTPQHLWLTQTGFEAWAQQAAFFGIMAVPVGLLMIGGEFDLSTGGMTGFCAIIMALLVGNEHWNAWAAVAVTFAFGALIGAVNGLVVTRSGLPSFIVTLATYFVFRGLSVGGVLKVNHGSTNIGLTGTHHPGLKSAKDVFGGSFAHSTGLPAGYQTAILWFVGVTVAAVWLLGRTRFGNWVFAVGGDADAARKVGVPVRRTKVLLFVGTSSAAALVGVISFLQSNTAVSEQGVGYEFYYIIAAVVGGCLLTGGHGSAIGAALGACIIGMALQGVIYSGWDSSWDFTFLGAILFLAVAVNTLTHRRAMRARR; encoded by the coding sequence ATGACCGGTTCGGACATCGCGGTGGCCCGGCCCGGTGAGGCCGGGCCACCGCCCGCCGACGGATCCGACGGCGGCCAAGCGGACCAGCACGGCGACGGCGCCGGGAGGGCCGGCAGGCTGACCAGCCTTCTGCGACGCCCTGCCCTCGGCGCGCTGCTGGGCGCCATCGCAGTGTTCGTCGTCTTCACGATCACCGACAGCACCCCGCAACACCTGTGGCTGACGCAGACCGGATTCGAGGCCTGGGCTCAGCAAGCGGCGTTCTTCGGGATCATGGCGGTGCCGGTCGGGCTCTTGATGATCGGCGGCGAGTTCGACCTGTCGACCGGCGGCATGACAGGGTTCTGCGCGATCATCATGGCGCTGCTGGTCGGCAACGAGCATTGGAACGCCTGGGCGGCCGTGGCGGTCACGTTCGCGTTCGGGGCGCTGATCGGGGCGGTGAACGGGCTCGTCGTGACCCGCTCGGGACTGCCCAGCTTCATCGTCACGCTGGCCACGTATTTCGTCTTCCGCGGCTTGTCGGTCGGCGGGGTCCTGAAGGTGAACCACGGCAGCACCAACATCGGGCTGACCGGTACTCACCACCCCGGACTGAAGAGCGCCAAGGACGTCTTTGGCGGCTCCTTCGCGCACAGCACCGGACTGCCGGCCGGATATCAGACTGCGATCTTGTGGTTCGTCGGCGTCACCGTCGCCGCGGTGTGGCTGCTGGGGCGAACCCGGTTCGGGAACTGGGTGTTCGCCGTCGGCGGCGATGCCGACGCCGCCCGCAAGGTCGGCGTGCCGGTGCGGCGTACCAAGGTGCTGCTGTTCGTGGGGACGTCGAGCGCTGCGGCGCTGGTCGGCGTGATCTCGTTCCTGCAGAGCAATACCGCGGTATCTGAACAGGGCGTCGGGTACGAGTTCTACTACATCATCGCCGCGGTCGTCGGCGGCTGTCTGCTCACCGGCGGGCACGGCTCCGCGATCGGCGCGGCGTTGGGCGCCTGCATCATCGGGATGGCGCTGCAAGGCGTCATCTACTCCGGCTGGGACAGCTCGTGGGACTTCACGTTCCTCGGCGCGATCCTGTTCCTGGCCGTGGCCGTCAATACCCTGACTCACCGGCGAGCGATGAGGGCGCGCAGATGA
- a CDS encoding ATP-binding cassette domain-containing protein, whose protein sequence is MTTLLEADGVGKYFGNVRALSGVSLSVRAGQVTCVLGDNGAGKSTLIKILSGVFTPDEGEVRIDGAAVKFHSPRDARAAGIATVFQDLAMVPLMAIWRNFYLGSEPTKGWGPWRRFDARAARASTREALSAMGIDLRDPDQPVGTLSGGERQSVAIARAVHFGARVLILDEPTSALGVKQAGVVLRRVVQARERGLGVVFITHNPHHAHPVGDRFVVLNRGRLLGDFAKNEISRDELVRLMAGGAELETLGHELERIPGIEVEPEPELESDPEQESESKPDMHAQDSQEELDGHRSHQPHDPQAGPAPAEALDEDG, encoded by the coding sequence ATGACGACGCTGCTGGAAGCCGACGGCGTCGGCAAGTACTTCGGGAACGTGCGCGCGTTGAGCGGCGTGTCGCTGTCGGTGCGTGCCGGGCAGGTGACGTGCGTGCTCGGCGACAACGGAGCGGGCAAGTCCACGCTCATCAAGATCCTGTCCGGGGTGTTCACTCCCGACGAGGGCGAGGTGCGCATCGACGGCGCCGCCGTGAAGTTCCACAGCCCTCGCGACGCCCGCGCCGCCGGTATCGCCACGGTGTTCCAGGACCTGGCGATGGTGCCGCTGATGGCGATCTGGCGGAACTTCTACCTCGGGTCGGAGCCGACCAAGGGGTGGGGACCGTGGCGGCGTTTCGACGCGCGTGCCGCGCGAGCCAGCACGCGTGAGGCGTTGTCGGCGATGGGGATCGATCTGCGCGACCCGGACCAGCCGGTCGGGACGCTCTCCGGCGGGGAGCGGCAGTCGGTGGCGATCGCGCGCGCCGTGCACTTCGGTGCCAGGGTCCTGATTCTGGACGAGCCGACCTCGGCGCTGGGGGTCAAGCAGGCCGGGGTGGTGCTGCGGCGGGTCGTGCAGGCACGGGAGAGGGGTTTGGGCGTCGTTTTCATCACCCACAACCCGCATCACGCGCATCCTGTGGGGGACCGGTTCGTAGTGTTGAACCGTGGCCGGTTGCTCGGGGACTTCGCCAAGAACGAGATCAGCCGGGACGAGTTGGTGCGGCTGATGGCCGGCGGCGCGGAGTTGGAGACGCTCGGGCATGAGCTGGAGCGGATTCCGGGGATCGAGGTCGAACCGGAACCGGAGCTGGAATCTGATCCGGAACAGGAATCTGAATCGAAACCTGACATGCACGCGCAAGACTCACAAGAGGAGTTGGATGGGCACCGATCGCACCAACCGCACGACCCGCAAGCCGGTCCGGCGCCGGCTGAAGCGCTCGATGAAGACGGCTGA
- a CDS encoding inositol monophosphatase family protein codes for MPLPRPATLGAIRVAREAATLIRRSAAPRRLRFKTSSADLVTATDLRVERLVRAWLKATHPEHAVVGEEGGGLAEMDLSRPTWFVDPVDGTTNFVRGIPHCACSLAFWDGQRIALGVVADVARRRIYWAEAGRGAYEGRRRLRASPVRRLDRAVLATGFPPTRSFDSDDNLAEFSSVFRQSRDVRRTGSAAIDLAWVAAGRLDCYWEQRCGPWDWAAGVLLVREAGGKATTYAGLEWHPGDADLVASNGPVHPALVESFCEARAAAGFPARPPQPSFAPAQPVQPAPSGASAG; via the coding sequence ATGCCCCTGCCCCGCCCCGCGACCCTCGGCGCGATCCGCGTCGCCCGGGAGGCCGCCACCTTGATCCGCCGCTCGGCCGCGCCGCGCCGGCTCCGTTTCAAGACCTCCTCGGCCGATCTGGTCACCGCCACCGACCTGCGGGTCGAGCGGCTGGTCCGGGCCTGGCTGAAGGCCACCCATCCCGAGCACGCGGTCGTCGGGGAGGAAGGCGGGGGACTGGCCGAGATGGACCTGTCGCGACCCACCTGGTTCGTCGACCCCGTCGACGGCACGACCAACTTCGTGCGCGGCATCCCGCACTGCGCCTGCTCCTTGGCGTTCTGGGACGGGCAGCGGATCGCTTTGGGCGTGGTCGCCGACGTCGCGCGCCGGCGGATTTACTGGGCCGAGGCGGGGCGCGGCGCGTATGAGGGACGCCGGCGGCTGCGTGCCTCGCCGGTGCGTCGGCTGGACCGGGCGGTGCTGGCCACCGGCTTCCCGCCGACCCGGTCCTTCGACAGCGACGACAACCTCGCCGAGTTCTCCTCGGTGTTCCGGCAGTCGCGGGACGTGCGGCGCACCGGGAGCGCGGCGATCGATCTGGCGTGGGTCGCCGCCGGGCGGCTGGACTGCTACTGGGAGCAGCGGTGCGGGCCGTGGGACTGGGCCGCCGGGGTGCTGCTGGTGCGGGAGGCCGGGGGGAAGGCGACGACGTACGCGGGGCTGGAGTGGCATCCCGGGGACGCGGATCTGGTGGCGTCCAACGGACCGGTGCATCCAGCGCTCGTGGAGTCGTTCTGCGAGGCGCGCGCGGCGGCTGGGTTCCCGGCGCGGCCGCCGCAGCCGTCGTTCGCGCCGGCGCAGCCCGTGCAGCCCGCGCCGTCGGGGGCGTCAGCCGGGTAG
- a CDS encoding MFS transporter, whose product MTADTRAQAKAQSAATIRTPGQAASAEAPTTGAISRVLPSSLHRRIPAVLQRRDFRRFWLGHSVSLVGDEVHRIAMPLAAVLLFGAGATAMSWLTAAPMIPALLLSIPAGIWVDRRPSRRRIMLAADVGRFLVVLSVPVAYACGVLTLAQLIVAEVVVGMLAVLFSISDNTLFAAMVPNQELMQASSLSNGSRAFAYVSGPSLGGLAVQLLTAPFALVADALSYLVSAVSLSRIRPVEPVPDRQSKGGFLAGLRWIAATPGIRALQGAVATVNFFDFIFQALFILYATKYLHINAGLLGLALGAGAIGGLVGAAVTSRVVARIGIGMGMTLGFLGFAAPHVLVVLASGPKLLIVATLFAYEFLSGLGVMVLDICGNAYITAVMPDDLRSRISGVLQTINYGIRPLGALTGGWLATTVGMRASLWISTIGACCNVLFLLGSPLRKLRELPG is encoded by the coding sequence ATGACCGCCGACACCCGAGCACAAGCGAAGGCGCAGTCGGCGGCCACCATACGTACTCCCGGCCAGGCCGCATCCGCCGAGGCGCCCACCACCGGCGCGATATCCCGCGTGCTCCCCAGCTCGCTCCATCGCCGCATCCCCGCCGTGCTGCAGCGGCGTGACTTTCGGCGGTTCTGGCTCGGGCACAGTGTCTCGCTCGTCGGTGACGAGGTGCACCGCATCGCGATGCCGTTGGCGGCGGTGCTGCTGTTCGGCGCGGGTGCCACCGCCATGTCCTGGCTCACCGCGGCGCCGATGATTCCCGCGCTGCTGCTCTCGATTCCGGCGGGCATTTGGGTCGATCGGCGGCCGAGTCGGCGGCGGATCATGCTGGCCGCTGATGTCGGGCGGTTCCTGGTTGTGCTCTCGGTGCCGGTTGCTTATGCCTGCGGGGTGCTGACGTTGGCGCAGCTGATCGTCGCCGAGGTGGTCGTGGGGATGCTCGCGGTGCTGTTCAGCATCTCGGACAACACCCTGTTCGCGGCGATGGTTCCGAATCAGGAGCTCATGCAGGCGTCCTCGCTCAGCAATGGCAGCCGGGCCTTCGCTTACGTCTCCGGGCCTAGCCTCGGCGGCCTGGCCGTGCAGCTGCTCACCGCGCCGTTCGCGCTCGTCGCCGACGCGCTGAGCTACCTGGTCTCGGCGGTGTCGCTGAGCCGCATTCGGCCGGTCGAGCCGGTGCCGGATCGGCAGTCCAAGGGCGGCTTTCTGGCAGGGCTGCGCTGGATCGCCGCGACGCCGGGGATCAGGGCCCTGCAAGGGGCGGTGGCGACCGTCAACTTCTTCGACTTCATCTTCCAGGCGCTGTTCATCCTGTACGCGACCAAGTACCTGCACATCAACGCCGGACTGCTCGGCTTGGCCCTCGGCGCCGGGGCGATCGGCGGGCTGGTCGGCGCGGCGGTGACCAGCCGCGTGGTGGCGCGGATCGGCATCGGCATGGGGATGACGCTGGGATTCCTCGGCTTCGCCGCACCGCACGTGCTGGTCGTGCTGGCCTCGGGTCCGAAGCTGCTGATCGTCGCGACCCTGTTCGCCTACGAATTCCTCTCCGGGCTCGGCGTGATGGTCCTGGACATCTGCGGCAACGCCTACATCACCGCCGTCATGCCCGACGACCTGCGCTCCCGCATCTCCGGCGTCCTGCAGACCATCAACTACGGCATCCGTCCCCTCGGCGCGCTGACCGGCGGCTGGCTGGCCACGACCGTGGGCATGCGCGCCTCCCTGTGGATCTCCACGATCGGCGCGTGTTGCAACGTCCTGTTCCTGCTCGGCTCCCCGCTGCGCAAGCTGCGCGAGCTACCCGGCTGA
- a CDS encoding helix-turn-helix domain-containing protein: MTDSEHDDVLHLNDPQAMRAYAHRTRMELVGLLRTEGPLTATRAAELTGESVASCSYHLRMLAKYGIVEEVPGPGRQKPWRATAQFTNVPRTSADPAVQAAATQLRTYFAQFYFEDVARAQQTADVVPERWRDAEEFGDMLLYLTPEELRELNAGVDALIDRYLSRNVAPETRPEGAELVQILRIAFRRDRQPDAEISGDAAPGTDTRAGTDTNADTATEGGLS, encoded by the coding sequence ATGACCGACTCAGAGCACGATGACGTCCTGCATCTGAACGATCCGCAGGCGATGCGCGCCTACGCCCACCGCACCCGTATGGAGCTGGTGGGTCTCCTGCGGACCGAGGGCCCGCTGACCGCGACCCGGGCCGCGGAGCTGACCGGCGAATCGGTGGCCAGCTGCAGCTACCACCTGCGCATGCTTGCCAAGTACGGCATCGTCGAGGAGGTCCCCGGACCCGGACGCCAGAAACCCTGGCGCGCCACGGCGCAATTCACGAACGTGCCGCGCACCTCGGCGGATCCGGCCGTCCAGGCAGCCGCCACCCAGCTACGCACCTACTTCGCGCAGTTCTACTTCGAGGATGTGGCACGCGCCCAGCAGACAGCCGACGTCGTGCCGGAGCGGTGGCGGGACGCCGAAGAGTTCGGCGACATGCTGCTGTACCTGACGCCGGAGGAGCTCCGCGAGCTCAACGCGGGCGTCGACGCGCTGATCGACCGATATCTGAGCCGCAACGTGGCACCGGAGACCCGGCCAGAGGGCGCGGAGTTGGTGCAGATCCTGCGGATCGCGTTCCGCAGGGACCGGCAGCCCGATGCCGAGATCTCCGGCGATGCCGCGCCCGGCACAGACACACGCGCTGGCACTGACACAAACGCAGACACAGCCACGGAAGGCGGTCTGTCATGA